The following proteins are encoded in a genomic region of Actinomadura sp. NAK00032:
- a CDS encoding RNA-guided endonuclease TnpB family protein, translating into METPSFRAGRKRGTTRLFGLLVLSVRILSVVVGRLQSVSRFRLCPTPAQEAGLLEHCAHARFVWNLAVEQHAWWTPRRGPAPGYAVQARQLTEARAGFGWLAAGSQTVQQQALRDFAQAMANFFTGTHRRPTWRKAGVHEGFRVVGARGRAWDVRRLSRRTGEVRVPKVGWVRFRWSRPVPPDARSFRVTRDRAGRWHVAFAHVPAPVPAPGNGEAVGVDRGVAVSAALSTGEMRTVPGLTPGEAERLKRLLRRLARARPGSNRRARLKAAVARLKARQTDRRKDWVEKTSTDLAHRFDVIAVEDLNVRGMTRSARGTVDAPGTGVRQKAGLNRGILAAGWGRLVVRLEDKAPGRVVKVDPAYTSQTCHACGHRARDNRESQAVFRCVACGHQANADVNAARNIRDTACNIRDTAVGRTVAARGGWALVRPVNREPQPTLLSI; encoded by the coding sequence GTGGAAACCCCGTCCTTCAGGGCGGGGAGGAAACGCGGAACGACGCGGCTCTTTGGCCTCCTGGTTTTGTCGGTCCGGATTTTGTCGGTGGTGGTCGGTAGGTTGCAGAGCGTGTCCAGGTTCCGGCTGTGTCCGACCCCTGCCCAGGAGGCGGGGCTGCTGGAGCATTGCGCGCATGCCCGGTTCGTGTGGAATCTGGCGGTTGAGCAGCACGCGTGGTGGACGCCGCGGCGCGGGCCCGCTCCGGGGTATGCCGTCCAGGCCCGCCAACTCACGGAGGCGCGGGCTGGGTTCGGGTGGCTGGCGGCGGGGTCGCAGACGGTGCAGCAGCAGGCCCTGCGTGATTTCGCGCAGGCGATGGCGAACTTCTTCACCGGTACGCATCGGCGTCCTACTTGGCGCAAGGCCGGGGTGCACGAGGGGTTCCGGGTCGTCGGGGCGCGGGGCCGGGCGTGGGATGTGCGGCGGTTGTCGCGTCGCACGGGTGAGGTGCGGGTGCCGAAGGTGGGGTGGGTGCGGTTCCGCTGGTCCCGACCCGTCCCGCCGGACGCCAGGTCGTTCCGGGTGACCCGTGACCGCGCCGGCCGCTGGCATGTCGCGTTCGCGCACGTGCCCGCCCCGGTTCCCGCGCCCGGCAACGGTGAGGCGGTCGGCGTGGACCGGGGCGTGGCCGTCAGCGCCGCACTGTCCACGGGTGAAATGCGCACCGTGCCGGGCCTGACGCCGGGTGAGGCCGAACGGTTGAAACGGTTGCTGCGCCGCCTGGCCCGCGCCCGCCCGGGGTCGAACCGGCGTGCCCGCCTCAAGGCCGCCGTCGCCCGGCTCAAGGCGCGCCAGACCGACCGCCGCAAGGACTGGGTGGAGAAGACCAGCACGGATCTGGCGCACCGGTTCGATGTCATCGCCGTCGAGGACTTGAACGTGCGGGGTATGACCCGGTCCGCCAGGGGCACCGTCGACGCCCCCGGCACGGGTGTCCGGCAGAAGGCCGGGCTGAACCGGGGCATCCTGGCCGCCGGGTGGGGCCGGCTCGTGGTCCGGCTGGAGGACAAGGCGCCGGGGCGGGTCGTCAAGGTCGATCCGGCGTACACGTCGCAGACCTGTCATGCGTGCGGGCACCGCGCCCGGGACAACCGCGAGAGCCAAGCGGTGTTCCGATGCGTCGCCTGCGGGCATCAGGCCAACGCCGACGTCAACGCCGCCCGCAACATTCGAGACACCGCCTGCAACATCCGAGACACCGCCGTGGGACGCACGGTGGCCGCGCGGGGAGGCTGGGCATTGGTCCGGCCGGTGAACCGCGAACCTCAACCCACTCTCCTCTCCATATAG